The following coding sequences are from one Pigmentibacter sp. JX0631 window:
- a CDS encoding ABC-F family ATP-binding cassette domain-containing protein produces MSSPISVSDIRYNLPDGTLLFQNFNFSVQKGEKIGLVGKNGVGKTTLLRLLKKEIIATQGDIKIHGKTTYFPQNLYDFANKSIAEILEVKEKVNSLQNVFSGVACEKDFQIIDQSWDLEREITLAFHAVKLFPYPLNRMGKSLSGGELIRLLFAKLILDKSDILLLDEPTNNLDGYAKIDLMKNIIQPNLTVLISSHDIELLNRMDRIFEISNLGLKVYGGNYSFYREQQEIEEIANANTLDNAKQNLKKIQNISNEVLKKIAHKSATGKEKAKNEGMSILELQYKKSKAEKTSANLLDIHRKKLFEAENKVKLSKENIREKFSIQVDLENAKIPSCKEIIICENLNFQYPNSQYPLWKKNLNFSLIGNKRLAILGNNGSGKSTLIKIILGEILPQSGTVKLGTKKIVYLDQSCSFLEQENTILENMQKCALPSKKLHEIRISAGRFLFYGDDIFKKINWLSGGEKMRVALACLFLQENVPELLILDEPTNNLDIHSIEILLSSLKSFLGAMLVVSHDKNFLEELNISEYISLF; encoded by the coding sequence ATGTCTTCTCCTATCTCAGTAAGTGATATTAGGTATAATTTACCTGATGGTACTTTACTATTTCAAAATTTTAATTTCTCAGTACAAAAAGGAGAAAAAATAGGGCTTGTAGGAAAAAATGGGGTTGGAAAAACAACTTTATTGCGCTTATTAAAAAAAGAAATAATTGCAACGCAAGGAGATATCAAAATACATGGTAAAACTACCTATTTTCCACAAAATTTATATGACTTTGCAAATAAATCAATAGCGGAAATTCTTGAAGTAAAAGAAAAAGTAAATTCTCTCCAAAATGTTTTTTCTGGAGTTGCTTGTGAGAAAGATTTTCAAATAATAGATCAAAGCTGGGATTTAGAACGAGAAATAACTCTTGCTTTTCATGCGGTAAAATTATTTCCTTATCCACTAAATAGAATGGGTAAAAGTTTAAGCGGTGGCGAACTTATCCGTTTATTATTTGCGAAATTAATTTTAGATAAATCTGATATTTTGTTACTAGACGAACCAACAAATAATTTAGATGGCTATGCTAAAATTGACTTAATGAAAAACATAATTCAGCCTAATTTAACCGTTTTAATTTCAAGTCATGATATTGAATTATTAAATAGGATGGATAGAATATTTGAAATTTCTAATTTAGGACTAAAAGTATATGGAGGGAATTATAGTTTTTACCGTGAGCAACAAGAAATTGAAGAAATTGCGAACGCAAATACTTTAGATAATGCAAAACAAAATCTTAAAAAAATTCAAAACATTTCAAATGAGGTATTGAAAAAAATAGCTCATAAATCTGCTACAGGGAAAGAAAAAGCTAAAAATGAAGGGATGTCTATTTTAGAATTGCAATATAAAAAATCTAAAGCCGAAAAAACTTCAGCAAATCTGCTGGATATACATCGGAAAAAATTATTTGAAGCTGAAAATAAAGTAAAACTTTCAAAAGAAAATATCCGCGAAAAATTTTCAATTCAAGTAGATTTAGAAAATGCAAAAATTCCATCATGCAAAGAAATTATTATCTGTGAAAATCTAAACTTTCAATATCCTAATTCTCAATATCCTCTTTGGAAGAAGAATTTAAATTTTTCATTAATTGGAAATAAAAGATTAGCTATTTTAGGAAATAATGGAAGTGGAAAGTCAACTTTAATAAAAATTATTTTGGGTGAAATATTACCTCAATCTGGAACTGTTAAGTTAGGAACAAAAAAAATTGTCTATTTAGATCAATCTTGTTCTTTTTTAGAGCAGGAAAACACGATTTTAGAAAATATGCAAAAATGTGCTTTACCCAGCAAGAAATTACATGAAATCAGAATAAGTGCAGGAAGATTTTTATTTTATGGAGATGATATATTTAAAAAAATAAATTGGTTAAGTGGTGGGGAAAAAATGCGGGTAGCATTAGCTTGTTTATTTTTGCAAGAAAATGTACCTGAACTTTTAATTTTAGATGAACCAACTAACAATTTAGATATCCATTCTATTGAAATTTTATTATCCAGTTTAAAATCATTTTTAGGTGCTATGTTGGTTGTTTCGCATGATAAAAACTTTTTGGAAGAATTAAATATTTCTGAATATATTTCTCTTTTCTAG
- the murI gene encoding glutamate racemase yields the protein MTKINILPNIAFFDSSQGGLTVWENVLKRFPNLNTQYLGDNARCPYGNKSQETITRYASEATLYLASRNALLLIIACGTASSVAAKELQHLFKLPIIGIVEGFCKFVATLLDDKTRSVAVLGTKFTVRSNRFNEELNRNGVENVWARACPLFVPLVEEGISQGPMVDAACDMYLWDIPEDTKVVMLACTHYPRLTLPIAESLERRLGKTVIYKSIDGDWVLKLGSKDQNDPIFLVESSLPIVNFVEQFIATNQYEKILNHGEKQVLCTDSPEQFESIARFFTSIPLPKVEAVEIQT from the coding sequence ATGACTAAAATAAACATACTTCCTAACATTGCTTTTTTTGATTCCAGTCAGGGCGGCTTAACCGTTTGGGAGAATGTATTAAAACGCTTTCCAAATTTAAATACCCAATATTTAGGGGATAATGCCCGTTGTCCTTATGGTAACAAAAGTCAAGAAACTATTACTCGATATGCTTCAGAAGCTACGCTCTACTTAGCGAGTCGCAATGCTTTGTTACTTATAATTGCTTGTGGTACGGCCTCGAGTGTAGCAGCTAAAGAATTACAACATCTATTTAAACTTCCTATAATAGGAATAGTGGAAGGTTTTTGTAAATTTGTTGCTACGTTACTAGATGATAAAACACGATCAGTCGCAGTTCTTGGGACAAAATTTACCGTTCGTAGTAACCGTTTTAATGAAGAATTGAATAGAAATGGTGTAGAAAATGTTTGGGCAAGGGCATGTCCTTTATTTGTTCCTTTAGTTGAGGAAGGTATTTCTCAAGGCCCTATGGTCGATGCCGCTTGTGATATGTATTTGTGGGATATCCCTGAGGATACAAAAGTTGTGATGCTTGCGTGTACTCATTATCCACGCTTAACTTTACCAATTGCTGAATCTTTGGAACGAAGATTAGGGAAAACTGTAATTTATAAATCAATTGACGGTGACTGGGTTTTAAAACTTGGCTCTAAAGACCAAAATGATCCCATTTTTTTGGTAGAGTCTTCGCTACCAATAGTCAACTTTGTTGAACAATTTATAGCTACTAATCAATATGAAAAAATATTAAATCATGGAGAGAAACAAGTTTTATGTACGGATTCTCCAGAGCAATTTGAAAGCATCGCCCGTTTTTTTACTTCTATTCCGTTACCGAAAGTAGAAGCGGTTGAAATACAAACTTAG
- a CDS encoding HAD-IA family hydrolase produces the protein MLWPEIQIADLRELDNIFSGEKYKNCFKNKAYSGFVFFDIGSVLLDLDWDYYITAFEQLLPPTAVKDHKSIYSVLKKEAVLEKWCCGKMGAYDYAKSFIHVLVKTAKMPQLENQISIQEIKKADSYVVGAPRQSVLEMAKKLRELNFGIGVLSNATTWHEVVIEKKIPLRELFDVVIFSQDVGCEKPDQEIYKIAFTEAQAFIAKKYRQKLDVGDTYFIDDTPANVRAAIDFGWNASLVNLLNENIMAMIESNKISDLELKTLCKERENLLFGINAARRVENIFRNVIGL, from the coding sequence ATGCTTTGGCCTGAGATCCAGATAGCTGACTTACGTGAACTAGATAACATATTTTCTGGAGAAAAATATAAAAATTGTTTTAAAAATAAAGCATATTCGGGATTTGTGTTTTTTGATATTGGAAGTGTTTTGCTTGATTTAGACTGGGATTATTATATCACTGCATTTGAGCAATTATTACCTCCCACGGCTGTGAAAGATCATAAAAGTATCTATAGCGTATTGAAAAAGGAAGCCGTTCTTGAAAAATGGTGTTGCGGTAAAATGGGGGCGTATGATTACGCCAAATCTTTTATCCATGTGTTAGTAAAAACGGCAAAAATGCCGCAGCTGGAAAATCAAATTTCTATCCAAGAGATTAAAAAAGCTGATAGTTATGTCGTCGGTGCTCCTAGGCAATCTGTGTTAGAAATGGCTAAAAAATTGCGTGAACTTAATTTTGGTATTGGTGTATTAAGCAACGCTACCACTTGGCATGAAGTTGTTATTGAGAAAAAAATTCCTTTGCGCGAATTATTTGATGTTGTTATTTTTAGCCAAGATGTGGGCTGTGAAAAACCAGATCAAGAAATATATAAAATTGCTTTTACAGAAGCGCAGGCATTTATTGCCAAAAAATATCGCCAAAAATTAGATGTGGGAGATACATATTTTATTGATGATACACCTGCTAATGTAAGAGCCGCCATTGATTTTGGTTGGAATGCAAGTTTGGTAAATTTGTTAAATGAAAATATAATGGCAATGATAGAAAGTAACAAAATATCTGATTTGGAATTAAAAACATTATGTAAAGAAAGGGAAAATTTACTATTCGGCATAAATGCAGCGAGAAGAGTGGAAAATATTTTTAGAAATGTAATAGGCTTATGA
- a CDS encoding response regulator — protein MNKLKNIRTIKSKNPNPKLTVLLGDEHSLSASMEGLVLSQAGFAVKHAKSIEEIIKMIADEKIDIVMLDYLFQKGNALKKIVQAKKISLNPKIRFVVTSVVNSEEYKDDIFQNNADLFLLKPSPKSKLIEELKKLSKIDFRKSLRVKCNIPFKVKKENKYFETYVIDISADGLHVIDQSNQINPVIGTELEFEFLLPKSDDLLKAKGSVVRFTDEGFGIKFTEITKVTKEKINKFVQSNSIEMKSSHYYLQ, from the coding sequence ATGAATAAATTAAAAAACATCAGAACTATCAAAAGTAAAAATCCAAATCCAAAACTAACTGTTCTGCTAGGAGATGAGCATTCACTTTCAGCGAGTATGGAGGGCTTAGTTCTCTCCCAAGCTGGATTTGCTGTAAAACATGCTAAATCTATAGAAGAAATAATCAAAATGATTGCAGATGAAAAAATAGATATTGTTATGCTTGATTATCTATTCCAAAAAGGAAATGCACTGAAAAAAATAGTCCAAGCAAAAAAAATTAGTTTAAATCCAAAAATTAGGTTTGTTGTTACTAGTGTTGTAAATAGCGAAGAATATAAAGATGATATTTTTCAAAATAACGCTGATTTATTTTTGCTAAAACCCAGTCCCAAAAGTAAATTAATTGAAGAATTAAAAAAATTAAGTAAAATTGATTTTAGAAAAAGCTTAAGAGTGAAATGTAATATTCCTTTTAAAGTAAAAAAAGAAAACAAATATTTTGAAACTTACGTTATCGATATTTCTGCTGATGGTTTACATGTAATTGACCAGTCAAATCAGATAAATCCTGTAATCGGTACAGAATTAGAATTTGAATTTTTATTGCCTAAGTCAGATGATTTATTAAAAGCAAAAGGGAGTGTAGTAAGGTTTACCGATGAAGGATTTGGAATAAAATTCACAGAAATAACAAAAGTTACAAAAGAAAAAATAAATAAGTTTGTGCAAAGTAACAGCATAGAAATGAAGTCATCACATTATTATTTACAATAA
- the fliS gene encoding flagellar export chaperone FliS, with product MNVKAFKAYQSTNVTTAKPEKVLLMLYEGCIKFLRVAKVRMQEKKIAEKGKNLSKAIAIIAELINTLDHEVGGQLSADLENLYMFIMDKLIEANINNKVEDIEVAEKLLNTLYEAWRDVVSNPRPDGVPSPTLQPELYETYLKSIKNQQSIEEANNKNLKNEKSSAAAVNLSAEVKPAVSSMNSLSKK from the coding sequence ATGAATGTGAAAGCATTTAAGGCGTATCAGTCTACTAATGTAACAACTGCAAAGCCTGAAAAAGTTCTTTTAATGTTGTATGAAGGATGTATAAAATTTCTACGTGTTGCTAAAGTTAGAATGCAAGAGAAAAAAATTGCTGAAAAAGGAAAAAACTTAAGTAAAGCAATCGCTATAATTGCTGAATTAATAAACACTCTTGACCATGAAGTAGGTGGACAACTTTCTGCTGATTTAGAAAATTTGTATATGTTTATAATGGATAAATTAATTGAAGCAAATATTAATAATAAAGTAGAGGATATTGAAGTAGCTGAAAAACTTTTAAATACCTTATACGAAGCTTGGCGTGATGTGGTTAGTAACCCTAGACCTGATGGTGTTCCTAGTCCAACTCTACAACCAGAATTATACGAAACTTATTTAAAATCAATTAAAAATCAACAGTCAATAGAAGAAGCAAATAATAAAAATTTAAAAAACGAGAAATCAAGTGCGGCTGCTGTAAATCTTTCTGCTGAAGTGAAACCAGCTGTAAGCAGTATGAACTCACTAAGTAAAAAATAG
- the fliD gene encoding flagellar filament capping protein FliD — MAGIRVNTGSGIDPKMVDQLIEIEHEPIKKVEARKKEINDEHKLFNDLKGLVSTLGTNLNGLRTRQDFYKLKLTSSHPDIIEGTVDNNAPIGTYELEVRHLARTHKLLTQSFTDKDTTPVGFGYMTIEKEDGESFDVDIDPDRSTLNDVAVQINSLNKGVKAIVINTKEGIEDSDEENYRLIVISEKSGKEAKVTIDPDTTYLEFKEQVTGRNLEMLFEDVKVYNESNKVTELFPGMVLDIKRAEPGTKVNIKIDYDVDKTMENIKKFIESYNKVNEFIDKQFQVDPNTNKAGVLSKDNSLRTLRRALQGSMQFSVNGGKFQTLADIGISTDPKTGNLKYDESKAKQSLSEDYVGVSKLFITSDDSSGIGPRLSDAVRNVQSQQSGVIPSKEREYKRILENFDKDIAVKTRQAQQREEGLRRQFAYVEQLISGMNAQGKVLQQKLDAMG, encoded by the coding sequence ATGGCTGGAATTCGAGTCAATACAGGTTCAGGAATTGATCCAAAAATGGTTGATCAATTAATTGAAATTGAGCATGAACCTATTAAAAAAGTTGAAGCCAGAAAAAAAGAAATTAATGATGAACATAAACTATTTAATGATCTAAAAGGTTTGGTTAGTACTTTAGGTACTAATTTAAATGGATTAAGAACAAGACAAGATTTTTATAAATTAAAACTCACAAGTTCTCATCCTGATATAATTGAAGGAACAGTTGATAACAATGCCCCCATTGGTACCTACGAATTAGAAGTAAGACATTTAGCTCGAACACATAAATTACTTACTCAATCTTTTACAGATAAAGACACCACTCCTGTTGGATTTGGTTATATGACAATTGAAAAAGAGGATGGAGAGTCTTTTGATGTGGATATTGATCCTGATAGGTCGACTTTAAATGATGTTGCTGTGCAAATTAACTCTTTAAATAAAGGAGTTAAAGCAATTGTAATCAATACAAAAGAAGGAATTGAAGATAGTGATGAAGAAAATTACAGGTTGATTGTCATATCAGAAAAATCTGGAAAAGAAGCTAAAGTTACAATAGATCCTGATACCACCTACCTTGAATTTAAAGAACAGGTAACTGGTAGAAATTTAGAAATGTTATTTGAAGATGTCAAAGTCTATAATGAATCAAATAAAGTAACTGAACTGTTTCCTGGAATGGTATTAGATATAAAAAGAGCAGAACCAGGTACAAAAGTGAATATTAAGATTGATTATGATGTAGATAAAACTATGGAAAATATAAAAAAATTTATTGAATCATATAATAAAGTAAATGAATTTATTGATAAACAATTTCAAGTTGATCCTAATACCAATAAAGCGGGAGTCCTTTCAAAAGATAACAGTTTAAGAACATTAAGAAGAGCATTGCAAGGTTCAATGCAATTTAGTGTGAATGGAGGAAAGTTTCAAACTTTAGCTGACATAGGAATTTCTACCGACCCAAAAACTGGCAACTTAAAATATGACGAATCTAAAGCTAAACAATCCTTGTCCGAAGATTATGTCGGTGTTTCTAAGTTGTTCATCACATCAGATGATTCTTCAGGTATAGGACCAAGACTCTCAGATGCTGTGCGGAATGTTCAGAGTCAACAGAGTGGGGTAATCCCATCAAAAGAAAGAGAATATAAAAGAATTCTCGAAAATTTTGACAAAGACATTGCTGTGAAAACAAGACAGGCTCAGCAAAGAGAAGAAGGACTAAGAAGACAGTTTGCATATGTTGAACAACTTATCAGTGGAATGAATGCACAAGGTAAAGTATTGCAACAAAAACTAGATGCTATGGGATAG
- a CDS encoding glycosyltransferase family 4 protein — MRNAPQIIHVNTSQAFGGLELYTVLLIQKLIENGIKTCLYCLPGSKIEIEAHKLGIKTISGYKQARISLKDIRKLRKITIAENYQIIHTHTRQDVWLASLALFGLPDKKHIFSLYMSAPSKKDFIHKFIYSKIHAITSSSVILNERIKLNYPIPKEQVFLLRYGRDLSIYQKNQREREEYRKKFNITSDEKAIITMCRIDPGKGIKEFAEAFLLLPTEIRKKVHFIIMGEPTLDHIDAAGNKIFEPQAKQLYEWLQDYIANPEVMGRIHLVPFQANFVPFLNASDLFVLATYKETYSLSVLDAMAMGLPVIGTNSGGTPEQVLNNERGLLVEPKNSHAIANAIAEYVISPEKILEHGEKAKNWVYTEHNWKKKISELLNLYYSCLEKQNAHTSI; from the coding sequence ATGCGAAATGCACCTCAAATTATACACGTAAATACCTCGCAAGCTTTTGGCGGACTAGAACTTTATACTGTTCTGTTAATTCAAAAATTAATAGAAAATGGAATAAAAACATGCCTTTATTGTTTACCAGGAAGCAAAATAGAAATAGAAGCACATAAATTAGGAATAAAAACAATCTCTGGCTATAAACAAGCGCGCATAAGTTTAAAAGATATTAGAAAATTAAGAAAAATAACAATAGCTGAGAATTATCAAATTATTCATACCCATACTCGCCAAGATGTATGGCTTGCTAGTTTGGCATTATTCGGGTTACCTGATAAAAAGCATATTTTTAGCCTTTATATGAGCGCCCCATCAAAAAAAGATTTTATTCATAAATTTATTTACAGTAAAATTCATGCTATTACATCTTCATCTGTTATATTAAATGAAAGAATTAAGCTTAATTATCCAATCCCAAAAGAACAAGTTTTCTTGCTTAGATATGGGAGAGATCTCTCTATTTATCAAAAAAATCAAAGAGAAAGGGAAGAATATCGCAAAAAATTTAATATCACTAGTGATGAAAAAGCCATTATTACCATGTGCCGAATCGATCCGGGCAAGGGGATAAAAGAATTTGCTGAGGCGTTTTTACTTCTGCCAACGGAAATAAGAAAAAAAGTCCATTTTATTATCATGGGAGAGCCTACTCTAGATCACATAGATGCGGCTGGTAATAAAATATTTGAACCTCAAGCAAAACAATTATATGAGTGGCTTCAGGATTATATTGCTAACCCTGAAGTCATGGGAAGAATTCATCTGGTACCTTTTCAAGCAAATTTTGTTCCTTTTTTAAACGCTAGTGATTTATTTGTATTGGCAACTTATAAAGAAACCTATTCTTTATCTGTATTAGATGCTATGGCCATGGGCCTCCCCGTTATTGGGACAAATTCTGGAGGTACTCCTGAGCAAGTACTCAACAACGAAAGAGGGCTCCTTGTAGAACCAAAAAATTCTCATGCAATTGCTAATGCTATTGCAGAATATGTAATATCTCCTGAAAAAATCTTGGAACATGGAGAAAAAGCAAAAAATTGGGTATATACTGAGCATAATTGGAAGAAAAAAATTAGTGAACTTTTAAATTTGTATTATTCTTGTCTGGAGAAGCAAAATGCACATACCTCTATCTAA
- the rffA gene encoding dTDP-4-amino-4,6-dideoxygalactose transaminase: protein MHIPLSKPHIPKKVFENINQVFASGKLSGDGTFCHSTEEKLKNILNVKHVLLTSSCTHALEMSMLLLDGKEGDEVILPSFTFTSTANAILVAGLKPVFCEIDPKTFNIDINDVLKKITSKTIAVIPVHYAGVACDMEKLLEICRPRNIKIVEDAAHAIGAKWNNTYLGTIGDMGCLSFHDTKNVICGEGGAFLTNDDSLAEKAMIIREKGTNRSQFLKGQVDKYTWVAKGSSYILAEPLAAILSAEVDIMFELNAKRGIIHHYYYDTLKTLEEKNILTLPFLPNYAETNYHLFYIVLNSQEQRNSLMSHLRNKGIGATFHYIPLHSAPLGIELGNKPNDLTNTEEYHSRLLRLPLYPDMERKDYETVASEIMTWAQKFN, encoded by the coding sequence ATGCACATACCTCTATCTAAACCACATATACCCAAAAAAGTATTCGAAAATATAAATCAGGTCTTTGCATCTGGGAAATTATCTGGAGATGGTACTTTTTGTCACTCAACCGAAGAAAAGCTAAAAAATATTCTTAATGTTAAGCACGTTTTACTTACATCATCTTGCACACATGCATTAGAGATGAGCATGTTATTATTGGATGGGAAGGAAGGAGATGAGGTTATTTTGCCTTCATTTACTTTTACATCTACCGCAAATGCCATCCTCGTTGCTGGTTTAAAACCTGTATTTTGCGAAATAGATCCTAAAACTTTTAATATTGATATTAATGATGTCCTGAAAAAAATTACATCTAAAACTATAGCAGTAATTCCAGTTCACTATGCAGGAGTAGCATGTGATATGGAAAAACTATTAGAAATATGTCGTCCAAGGAATATAAAAATCGTCGAAGATGCAGCTCACGCAATTGGAGCAAAATGGAATAATACATATTTAGGCACAATTGGTGATATGGGATGTCTAAGTTTTCATGACACTAAAAATGTTATCTGTGGTGAAGGTGGTGCTTTTTTAACTAATGATGATTCTTTAGCAGAAAAAGCAATGATAATTAGAGAAAAAGGCACTAATCGTTCGCAATTTTTAAAAGGACAAGTTGATAAATATACTTGGGTTGCGAAAGGATCTAGTTATATTCTAGCTGAGCCGTTAGCAGCTATTTTATCAGCAGAAGTTGATATTATGTTTGAATTAAATGCAAAAAGAGGAATTATTCATCATTATTACTACGATACTCTGAAAACATTAGAAGAAAAAAATATTTTAACTTTGCCTTTTCTACCAAACTACGCTGAAACAAATTATCACCTATTTTATATTGTTTTGAATTCTCAGGAACAAAGAAATTCATTAATGTCCCATCTAAGAAATAAGGGGATTGGCGCTACTTTTCACTACATCCCTTTACATTCAGCTCCATTAGGAATTGAGTTAGGCAATAAACCTAATGATTTAACAAATACTGAAGAATATCATTCGAGATTACTTCGACTTCCTCTTTACCCAGATATGGAAAGAAAAGATTATGAAACTGTCGCAAGTGAGATCATGACATGGGCTCAGAAATTTAACTAA